A genome region from Anolis carolinensis isolate JA03-04 chromosome 6, rAnoCar3.1.pri, whole genome shotgun sequence includes the following:
- the atf5 gene encoding cyclic AMP-dependent transcription factor ATF-5, translating into MSLQAALTLDPDLDLTMIPASCMSCRPELLKHRLPHAGHCEPLAGPVDEGFALNVELSRLTGDGFSDWMMERTDLATFLSVSGEPSLFSLPSPPAPDLEAMTSLLKKEWEQTEDYFLEESLSPEQVAPSTSPSDRNLHFPFADGFQPLDHPCPPAPLQTLDSSCLELLELYGRDAATELPPQGSEIPVLVEEPLTPAPKGDRRQKKRDQNKTAALRYRQRKRAEHDALGDECQVLEARNRELRKKAESIEREIQYVKDLLIEVYKARSQRLRINP; encoded by the exons ATGTCCTTGCAGGCGGCATTGACTTTGGACCCAGACCTAGACCTGACCATGATCCCAGCTAGCTGCATGTCCTGCAGGCCGGAGCTGCTCAAGCACCGGCTGCCCCACGCCGGTCACTGTGAGCCGCTAGCCGGGCCTGTAGACGAGGGCTTTGCCCTCAACGTGGAGCTTTCTAGGCTCACAG GCGATGGCTTCTCAGACTGGATGATGGAGCGCACAGACCTGGCCACGTTCCTGAGTGTGTCAGGGGAGCCCTCGCTGTTCTCACTGCCCTCCCCTCCTGCTCCAGACCTGGAGGCCATGACGTCTCTCCTCAAGAAAGAGTGGGAGCAGACGGAGGATTATTTTTTGGAGGAGTCACTCTCACCAGAACAGGTAGCACCCAGCACCTCTCCCTCTGATAGGAACTTACACTTTCCCTTTGCTGATGGTTTCCAACCCCTGGACCATCCCTGCCCACCTGCTCCCTTACAGACCTTGGATTCAAGCTGCTTGGAGTTGCTGGAGCTCTATGGTAGGGACGCAGCAACTGAGCTCCCGCCTCAGGGCAGTGAAATCCCTGTCCTGGTAGAAGAACCACTTACCCCAGCCCCCAAGGGGGACCGGCGCCAGAAGAAGCGAGACCAGAACAAGACAGCAGCCCTGCGCTACCGTCAGCGCAAGCGGGCTGAACATGATGCGCTGGGGGATGAGTGCCAGGTCCTTGAGGCACGCAACCGCGAGCTGCGCAAAAAAGCAGAGTCTATTGAGAGAGAAATCCAGTATGTGAAAGACCTGCTCATTGAAGTCTACAAGGCACGAAGTCAGCGCCTGCGCATCAACCCCTAG